AAAATAGAGATTAATTTCAAAAAAATATTTTTAACTTTAAATATGGAAAAAAAAGAAATATTTAAAACTTATGGAACATCTGCATACGACACAGGTTCTTCTAAAGCTCAAATTGCTTTGTTTACTTATCGTATCAATCATTTAAATAACCATTTAAAAAATAATAAAAAGGATTTTAATACAGAAAGAGCTTTAGTAAAAATGGTAGGGAAAAGAAAAAAATTGCTAAAATATATAGAAAAACATGATATTAACAATTACAAAAAAATAATTAAACATTTAGGATTAAGAAAGTAATAATATAATTTCTATAGTTATATAGAAAACTAATAATATATGCCAGATATAGTAAAAGAAATCATATCTATGGAAGATGGACGTACAATCATTATAGAGACAGGGGAATTGGCAAAACAAGCAGATGGAGCAGTTGTGGTACGTTCGGAGAATACAATGCTTTTGGCAACTGTGGTTGTTTCCAAAGAAATAAAAAATG
The sequence above is drawn from the Blattabacterium cuenoti genome and encodes:
- the rpsO gene encoding 30S ribosomal protein S15, with translation MEKKEIFKTYGTSAYDTGSSKAQIALFTYRINHLNNHLKNNKKDFNTERALVKMVGKRKKLLKYIEKHDINNYKKIIKHLGLRK